The following proteins are encoded in a genomic region of Thiomonas sp. X19:
- a CDS encoding type II toxin-antitoxin system RelE/ParE family toxin → MFTIKPLPEFTAWLDDLGDAAVRGLVVARIKRLERGLLGDVEPVGEGVSELRIHVGAGWRVYFTQRGAQLIVLLVGGAKRTQKRDIRRARALAALLD, encoded by the coding sequence GTGTTCACAATCAAGCCGCTCCCCGAATTCACGGCCTGGCTCGACGACCTTGGCGATGCTGCGGTGCGCGGCCTGGTGGTGGCCAGGATCAAGCGATTGGAGCGTGGACTGCTGGGGGACGTTGAGCCTGTTGGCGAAGGCGTCTCCGAGCTACGCATCCACGTCGGGGCCGGATGGCGTGTGTACTTCACCCAGCGCGGCGCGCAATTGATCGTGTTGCTCGTCGGTGGCGCGAAGCGCACCCAGAAACGTGACATCAGGCGTGCTCGTGCGCTAGCGGCCTTGCTGGATTGA
- the trbL gene encoding P-type conjugative transfer protein TrbL, producing MKLNRTARWLLPFLLALACAPAYAGNGVLDQIQSTFQTASTGWMTSALGLARPLFFGLAAIEFSWAAINYTLRKNDLGELLTSMTLKILGIAFFAMLLTEAPTWIPPIINSFTQAGQTVGGGGPTSISSSIGPSEILNEGIDTAAKVVSTADNINNGQTAAGVSLFSPGKSMAALGDNLLSAIFIGLTGLMILLGYLAIAMQLLITTIESYIVIGAGALMLGFAGSRWTLPFAEKYFGYAVSVGIKLFTIYVVAGFGGQLANIIIAHWATVAAAAPPNNVVGPVDFMTAGVTTLAYGAVGYMVPGIAGSMMNGSPSMSLSNAGAAAGGMAAAPLAAGLAGGAALSRVAALATAPFGSGGSAPKGGIGGSSLLPGGPVGGVSGTSRLESLAAGAGKSAGAGIKGASSALGAIPGAGPVLAGAGAAGKAPSAGADASGSTATAARFQPDGPAANTGATTGTGDAVKSGAELGKAAAPTTQEAGLSSAPTTASTPGGNGFASAPGGEGGASAASAAEQATAQRQFEQDNKPKDKGPSLSDRLHDGAAALQHESDKRKPGLSHDGQSGGMSIRMHHTD from the coding sequence ATGAAACTCAACCGAACCGCGCGCTGGCTGCTGCCGTTCCTGCTCGCCCTGGCCTGCGCGCCCGCCTACGCCGGCAACGGTGTGCTCGACCAGATCCAGAGCACGTTCCAGACCGCCTCGACCGGCTGGATGACGTCCGCCCTGGGCCTGGCCCGGCCCCTGTTCTTCGGCCTGGCCGCCATCGAGTTCTCCTGGGCGGCGATCAACTACACGCTGCGCAAGAACGATCTCGGCGAGTTGTTGACCTCGATGACGCTGAAGATTCTCGGCATCGCCTTCTTCGCCATGCTGCTGACCGAGGCGCCGACCTGGATTCCACCGATCATCAACAGCTTCACACAGGCTGGGCAGACCGTGGGCGGCGGCGGACCGACCTCGATCTCATCCTCGATCGGCCCCTCAGAAATCCTGAATGAAGGCATCGACACGGCGGCCAAGGTGGTGTCCACGGCCGACAACATCAACAACGGCCAGACGGCGGCCGGGGTCAGTCTCTTTTCGCCGGGCAAGTCCATGGCGGCGCTGGGCGATAACCTGTTGTCGGCCATCTTCATCGGACTGACCGGCCTGATGATCCTGCTCGGCTACCTCGCCATCGCCATGCAGCTTCTCATCACGACGATCGAGAGCTACATCGTCATCGGCGCCGGCGCCTTGATGCTGGGCTTCGCCGGGAGCCGCTGGACGCTGCCGTTCGCCGAGAAGTATTTCGGCTACGCGGTGAGCGTCGGCATCAAGCTGTTCACCATCTACGTCGTCGCCGGATTCGGCGGGCAGCTTGCCAACATCATCATCGCCCACTGGGCAACCGTCGCCGCCGCGGCGCCGCCGAACAACGTGGTCGGCCCTGTCGATTTCATGACGGCGGGCGTCACCACCCTGGCCTACGGCGCGGTCGGCTACATGGTTCCGGGCATCGCCGGATCGATGATGAACGGCTCGCCGAGCATGAGCCTGTCGAACGCCGGCGCTGCCGCTGGCGGCATGGCCGCGGCTCCGCTCGCGGCAGGTCTGGCGGGTGGCGCGGCGCTCTCCAGGGTTGCTGCCCTGGCGACTGCGCCGTTCGGCAGCGGTGGGTCTGCTCCCAAGGGCGGCATCGGCGGCAGCTCCCTGCTGCCGGGCGGCCCGGTGGGTGGCGTCTCGGGCACCTCACGGCTGGAATCCCTGGCGGCTGGGGCGGGCAAGTCCGCTGGCGCTGGCATCAAGGGCGCATCGTCGGCGCTGGGTGCGATCCCGGGCGCTGGCCCTGTGCTGGCCGGAGCGGGTGCTGCTGGCAAGGCGCCCAGTGCCGGGGCTGATGCTTCCGGCTCTACCGCCACTGCCGCGCGCTTCCAGCCCGATGGCCCTGCGGCCAACACGGGGGCCACGACCGGAACGGGTGATGCCGTGAAGTCCGGCGCCGAACTCGGCAAGGCGGCGGCGCCAACGACGCAGGAAGCCGGGTTGTCATCCGCGCCGACCACGGCCAGCACGCCAGGTGGCAATGGCTTCGCCTCCGCCCCTGGGGGTGAAGGCGGGGCTTCGGCCGCATCGGCTGCCGAGCAAGCGACGGCGCAGCGCCAGTTCGAGCAGGACAACAAACCCAAGGACAAGGGACCGAGCCTGAGCGACCGGCTGCATGACGGCGCCGCAGCCCTGCAGCACGAGTCGGACAAGCGCAAGCCTGGGCTGTCGCACGACGGTCAGAGCGGTGGCATGAGCATCCGGATGCATCACACCGATTGA